Genomic segment of Vulpes vulpes isolate BD-2025 chromosome 16, VulVul3, whole genome shotgun sequence:
AGGCACTTTGGAAAGTTCAGGACAGTAACCTAGGGTAGAGCCCATGGAGAAATGACCCATGATGCAGTGACATCAGGCCCCTGAGACATAGGTTCCATGTAATTGTAACCATCCCACACATATAAATTCATATCTTGGCTGTCATATCTGGTGAGTTTTctcttgtctttatttatttattaattttttttttagatcttatttatttatttattcataagagacacagaaagagaggcagagacacaggcagagggaaaaacaggctccctgccgggagcccgatgtgggactcgatcctgggatagggatcaccccctgagtgaaaggcagccgctcaaccgctgagccacccgggtgtcccaccTCTTGTCTATAAACCCTTTGCCAGCAAGGTTTTCAACATTTGCAAAGCTTTCCCTTTGAGCATTTGGTTGTTTTGGTGTTTGCTGTCGTAGTTGAGGCAGCAGCATCTCCTTGACATAAATCTTtgcctgggatttttttttttttttttatggccccTGTCAGTTGAATTGATGTCCTGAAAATCTAGACTAGTTCCAGTCCATGAACAGGGATTAGAtgtcccattttgcagataggAACAGAGAGGCCTAGAAGGTGAAAGAATCTGGCCCAAACTATGATATGCCGCGGTGGAGCTGAGCCAGACAGAGGCTTGTGCCCCTGCCCCGAGTGCCTGTGCAGAAGACCAGTggcccaagtgccctccttgggAGCAAGCGACTCCAGGGATTGACTCCAGGCTTTACTCCTTGTTTTCATCACTACTCAAAGATTTCTCTGCCCAACCGGTCTCCTTTTGCTGTAAAAAGGACCCAAGATAGACTTTGGAAGAGCTGCCTGTCGGGGTGGGAGCTAAGAGAAGCAGCTCCCCCTCACCCACATCTGTGTTTCTGGCCCGTTTTTTCCTGAAGGAGGGTCTGGTTTCCCTGaggtccccagggcccaggcaggtggAGGCGGAGCTGGCTCAAGTCTCAGTTCCTCCTGGGGCTTCCTGCAGGCACCTTTCACTTCCTGcccagcagccctgggctctgggctcagggtgggggtggggaggcccagctagggaggccagggaggaaaGACCTGACCCCTCACCTCTGGCTGTCTCAGCCCTTCCCTTCAGGAGCTGATGGCATCTCTCGGTGAGCCTGTCtcctcatcttcaaaatggaGCCCAAGGGCCAACGAACTTTCTGATACTAAAGAGGTCATGTGGCAAGTAGGGTCTTCACCCTGGAGGGCCCCCACCTCCTTTCCCTGGGATGCAGACACTTCCTGCCTGGAGTCACCAACCACGAGAGAGAAATTCCTCTGGAAAGTGAGTTTCCCAGAGCTGGTCTGAGGCTCTGGACTCAGCACTTCCCATTCCTACCACTCATCCATGTGCTGCCCCATTGATCACACCAGAGTCGAACACACCTGCTCTGTGCGAGGGCCATTCTGGGCAATGCTTGGAGGTCAGTCTCAGGCCCTGCCATTAGGTCTAGTCCGGTGGGAGAGATGGAGCAGGACACGATGACAGGACAGGGTGATGATCCCTGCCAGGGCCAGGGGGTGCTCCAAGCAGGTTGACTGATCCAGCATCTAGGGAGTGCTTTGGATAGTAGGAAGTATATGCCCTGAGTCTTGCCCAGTTTCCCTACTGGAATGGAGCAGAGAACAGCCATACCTGGTCCAGGGCACTGTGTGTAAAGGTGCAGAGAAGAGGCTGCAGAAGGGTCAAGAAGCAGAGCTCAGGTGGGGAGCTGGAGAGTCAGATACCTTGGCCTGGGAGTGCCAGGTGAGGCTGCATCAGAACCTGGCCTGTGCTCATGCCTGCCCCTTGGCACATGGGGGCACTGTCCTCAGGGAACCCCGGGCGCTTCTCCAGCCCCTCTGGCCACCCTCTGGTCGCAGGGTGGGAATTCAGTCCATTTGCTctcttctgggtggctcaggccacATTCCTCCTCACTCAGAGCTGAAATCTGACCTCTtgggatcccgggtggctcagtggtttggggcctgcctttggcctagggcatgatcctggagtcccgggatcgagtcccacgtcaggctccctgtgtggagcctgcttctccctctacctgtgtctctgactctctctctctatcatgaataaataaataaaatcttaaaaaaaaaaaaaaaaaggaaagaaatctgacCTCTCTCCAATTTGTGCCTGCCCCCCCGCAGCTGCCTGGGGTGACCccgtgggtggaggtgggggtgggggaggaacgACTGCCCAGGGTCCCGCagagggcggggtggggaggagccGGGAAGACGCGGGTGCCCCTGTCCCCGGGGTCTGTAGGGGTCTGTAGAGCGCAGGCAACGCTGCAGGGGTCCCGGGGCCAGAGGGCCTCTgaacctctcctccctcccctgggctgCAGAGAATCTGGGACCCAGAAGATGACTCCGGGGCAGGCGAAAGTCTATCTCCACAGCTTCTGCGGTCAGCCCAGCTGGTGGCACCTAGACCTGCGGCCGCGGAGCGCCGGGGATAGGGGCTGCCGgacggagggggcggggcggggccagggacGGGGGCGCCAGAGGGCCCCCAGCctcgggggagtgggagaggggcggggccgcggcgagCAGAGGCGCGGGTTCAAGGCCGAGGGGCGAGGAGAAAGGGCTGCACCTGGCGAGCGGCGGGGCCAAGATCACCAGGACCCTCTCCAAACCCTGGATGCAGGGCATGGCCCCGGCTTTGGATCGAAGTGTCTGTGTCAAGGGGTGCAacactccccgcccccctcctggCTGTGGGCTCGGAGCCGACCTCAGAATTGTGTCCAGGGGCGGGCAGGCTGCGGGACATGGAGGACTTGTTCCGGTGGGTGGACGCGCTGTGTGGCCTCCGCTGAGCCCTGTCCTCTCTGAATCTATTCCTGTCGTTGGGACTCAGTGGCCAGCTCCAGATTTGCATGTTCACTGGGGCCTCTGCGGGGTCCAGAAGGGAGAGACTCTGGGGGGGTAACCAGCGATTTCCAGGGGTGATGTTGGCTGGGCGACTCCTTGAGGCCGGGGAAGGGCTCGCAGGGGAGAGGGTGAGCAAGGACCTCGGACTGGAGGCTGAGCCCCAGCTCCCCTGCACCTCTTTCCCCCCATCCTGCTCCCCCTCGACCTCAGCCTGggcgccccctccctcccacaggcAGCTGGAGCCTGAGTCACAAGCTGCTCTCAGGAAGACAAAGGAGCCATGGGCCCTCCCCTCCCGACCGCTCCCTCCCGGTACTGGCATAGGCATCTGCGCTATCTGTGCTAGCAGGGAGTCCAGAGCTCTCTAGAATCTCTGCTTTTTGGGTAACCCTCCATcatggaagaaatggaagcaaaatgGGCCTGGGAATGTGACCTTGGAGGCGTGCAGATGGTACCCATGGTGGCAATCACCATCTCAGCAGCCCCGTCAAAAAGGTGCAAGCAGCTCATcttgcaaatgagaaaagaggCCAAGAAAGGTTGCGGGTCCTATTAGAGCAGGAATTCCAACCCACCTTAGTCTGGCTCCAAAGGGAAGGATAAATAGGTGCCGTCAGTGTGAGGGGCAGGAAGGGCGTTCCAGGAGCCCAGAGCCTGCGCAAGGCCTGGGAgctcagggaggaggcagggcgcATTAGGCGTCGTCTATCGGAGCCTAGGAACacttccctgggccctgggctgggatcctccagctgctctctctctttatactAAGCTGGCCGGAAGGAGCCAGTTTGGGACTCTGCACAGGTTCCAAGCCAGAACTTGGTCCTTCCTGGCTGTGTGCCAGTTACAGCAAGTCATTTCTGCTCACTGGGGCCTGGGTTTGTCTCTAGGAAATCCCAAGTtccctggcccagggctgggcagaCTGGTCACTGGCCCACAGTCTAAAATGGGAACATTGAGGCCCGCCTCGAGCTTTCCTAAATGTCCATGACCTCTCAGGACCCGGAGCCTTGCACAGCCAGAGCTGGGCACCAGGCGAGGGCTCAGCTGTGAGGGGAGAACATGTGTGCACAGGCGCATCCACACTGacacacatgtgcgcacacaTGTCCATGGTGGAAGGAAGACTCTCATGATCATGCAAGCCCCAGACATGCACTCGAGCTCACAGTCGTGAGCATACTTAGACAGCCTCGTACTCAAGCTGCCAGCACTcagagctgggggcggggcgggtgcCCTTCAGGCACATAAATGCggctcctctgccctccccgtgGGGCTTGCTGCAGATGCCAGGGGTTATTTTAAGCTTGGATCAATGGGCGATTTTTGGTGACacagggtgtgggggggtggcaggcagaggagacaAGAGGCAGGTGCTCTGGTGCCTTGCTGTGGAGAGAGACCCCAGGGTCCGAGGAGGGCAGCTGGGCAAAAGGGTCACTCCTCAGCTGCACTGCTCCATTTCTAGATCACCTTGCCCAGCAAATGGCCAGACACCTGAAGGGCAGTGCCAGCTCAATGAATAGCCAAATCCCAGGGCTGAGTCAGCCAGCAGTGGCCTGTCTCTGCATTTgaacccccctccccagccccaggctgtgTGTTAATATTGAGAGGGCGGTAAGTGCCTGGGATAGGCCTGTCAGATGTGGGCATCTGTGGTTGCTGGCTGACCACCGAACCAGACTGAGACAGAGAGGAAGCCGTGGGTGTGTGGAGGAGCTGGAGGCTGGACAtcagtcctgggggtggggggctggaatCCAGCCCCCAGCTCCTGCACTGGGCAAATATATATGGGCCCGATGGCAGCGACAGGGGTGGAAGCTCAGTGGAGCACCCAATGACGCCAGGACAGTGGGGTGAGAGAAGGGTCCAGGGAAGGAACATAACTCAGGGAAGAACATTGGGAGCTCAGGGCCCGGTAGGGTCACCCTACCTGAGAAGGGGCCACAGTCCTGGGAGGATGCGGGGCAGAGAGAAGCCTGCTTAAACCTAGTGCGCAGCAataggggaggaaggggaagaagcagTCACCCTCAGGGCCCCAATAACCAGGAGGGCAGTTTAGCAGGGCGCGGTGGGGGCCCTGATACAAATCAGACAGTTCGTGCCATGGAGTCCTTTCTGGgactaccccaccccaccccgaggaAGCAGGAATGAGTGCTCCAGAAAATAGAGCGACTAAATTCTAAACCGAATAATAAATGGAAAGTCTGATGGCAAAAAGTAAACCAGGCACTAAGAAACAGTATGTAAAGTGGGGCATATTTTAGCCTGTTGTCCCTGGTGATGGGATTAAGGCAATTTCATCTCATTGCTTTGCTCatctattttctttgtctctaaaatTGCAGTAAAGTCTTCTAATGGGGTAGGGTCTTGGGACTGGATCCGGAGAGTTGccggtggaggaggaggggggaggctaCCTCCGGAGGAATGACCCTGAGGGGGAGGGCCTCTCAGCACTGAGACCTGAAAGGTGCCCGTCAGCCCCTCATCTCGGCAACACAGGGACTTGATCCTCCTTTACATGTAAATCCTCCCTCTTGCTCCCTCCACTTCCTCCATTTTAATAAGCTGATCCCAGTCTCCGAGGGAAGACCCGACGCaaaggggagcaggaaggagcccaaattctttattttacaaaaactaGAGACTAAAGTcacttcatttgttcattcagcagATAGGACGCCGTGCGGGAGCACTGGGGAGAAGTGGGCACCACCGTGGCTCCCCGGGTGCTCCCATCCGGACGGTGGGGGGCATCTTACTGGCCTCTGCCTCCTGAAAGGGATTATGAAtctgcccgcccctccccctcaaGAGTTTTTTATGTTaagaagagaaacaggcagagggaagcaaggTGCCCGGTTCGGTCACATCTCCCAGTTAGATCTAGCTTCGAAAACCCCAGAGAACGGCTCCGCACTGGGTGCACGGTCCGTACCACCTTCCGCCCCTCCTCCCGGGGCCGAGAGGGGACCCTAGCGtcctggggggcggggcgaggggcggatggccccgcccccggcccggccccgccccctcgccccagTCCGGGTCCAGCCGGATCTCCTCCCCCTACACCTGGGGTAGCGAGGACACCCCGGGAGGACGCGGCCCAGGCCATGCCCATCGCCGCAGAAGTGGGGACACCTcagggcccgaggccggggtccacgGGCTTCTGGGACCCGGGCGCGCGCCCCGGGGCTAACGCAGCGCTCGGGGCGGCGCGGGGACGGCCGGCGCTTGGCCTCCGGCAGCGGCTCCGCGCGCGGGTCTCCTTCCCATTTGAGAGGCGGGAAAATCGAGGCGCAGAGAGGCCGAAGGGCCTGCCACCTGTCCCGCTTCTGTGTGGGCCAGAACTGACggagagggcggggagggggcagggcgggggggcggcAGCGACCCTCCGGGGCCTCTCGGTGCCCGGAGTCCCCGCACCTGTAAAGCAGAGGCGCACTCGCGCCCGCCTGTGTCCGAAGTCACAGCGCTGAGAGCCGAGACCCGAAGGCCCTGGGGCCCCCCGTTTGAGGGGTGGCTTGGGGAGGCCTTCGGAGAGGGTCCGCGGCGgggcgccccctccctcccctggcgGCGGCCGCGCTCCTCCCCCGGCCCtgcctcccgcccgcccgccctcctcccccgccctccccctcccccgcccgcccgaGCCGCGCGGAGCCCCAGCCGCAGCCAGAGCGCGGGCAGCGCcgagcgggcggcggggaggcaGCGGTGTCGGGCGGCCCGCCGCCCCCGCTAGGCCCGGGCCACGCACACCCGCCGGCCGCGGAGAggccgggggcgcgcgggcgAGGACTGGCCGCCGGGCCCGGGGCGTCCCGGGGTGAGGACGGCCGGCTGGGGTCCGGGGCAGCGCCGGCGGAGGACGCGCCCCCCGGAGGTGCGGCCCCGCGAGCCCTGCGGCCCGGGAGGAGGGCGCCGGCCGCGGAGGCGtgcggcggggccggcgcggTCGGTGAGGGCTGGCGGGGCCGGCGCGGAGGCCGGGCGGCGGGGAGCCGCGGCGCGCAGCCATGCGCCGGGCGCTGTAGCCGAAGGCGCGGGCCCGATGGAGcgggccggggcgccggggctgcgcggcggcggcgggggcgggggcgggggcgggggcgggggcggcccgccGGGGCTCCGGCTCGCGCTCGGGCTGGCGCTGCTGCTGGCGCGGCCGCCGTCGGGCCGCGCGGGGGCCCCCGAGGCGCAGGAGCCCGCGGCGCCCGCCACGGCGGCCCCGGCGGGGGGCGACCGCTGCCGCGGCTACTACGACGTGATGGGCCAGTGGGACCCGCCCTTCAACTGCAGCTCGGGCGCCTACAGCTTCTGCTGCGGCACGTGCGGCTACCGCTTCTGCTGCCACGACGGGCCGCGGCGCCTCGACCAGAGCCGCTGCTCCAACTACGACACGCCGGCCTGGGTGCAGACGGGCCGGCCACCCGCGCGCGCCCGCGACGCCACCGCGCCCCGGGACCCGGGCCGCGAGCGCAGCCACACGGCGGTCTACGCGGTGTGCGGCGTCGCGGCGCTGCTCGTGCTGGCGGGCATCGGGGCGCGCCTGGGCCTGGAGAGGGCGCACAGCCCGCGCGCGCGGCGCACGGTGACCAGGTGAGCGcgccgccgggccgggccgggccgggccgggccgggatccccccaccccgccgcctgGACAGCCCTCCCTGGCCCGTGGGCGCCCCCCTCGCCATCCTTCatcctcccccgccccgccccgccccgccccgtctgCGAACTCTGGTCCTGTCCGCAGCCCCCTCCTGGTTTTTCCTTCCCATCTCTGTCTCCAGGCCTgttactccccccacccccacttcgtGGAGGGAGACAGCTGATACCGTCTCCCCTTGACCTTCCGGAGGGAGCTGGGTGCTGAGCCGCCCTCCCCCGCGGCTCCCTCCTCCTCCGGAGTGGGCGGGAGGGCACAGAGGCCGCACCCAGGAAAGGTCGGAGCCCCActagcgggggtgggggggtgggggcgtgcGCTGATGTAGTGTTGGGCGTCTTGGGCCCCGGGCCCCAGAGAAGCgtagggaagggaaggggcttTATCTGTAGCTCCCCTCCTGCTTCTTTCCCCACTtcccttccaccccacccccatagCTGTGACTCAGGCCTGACCTTTCCCTGGGGATAAGGCCTCCCCCACACACCCCATTCAATACACCCCCCCATTCCAGGCAAGGGACAGGGTCTCTCCCTGTGTAGGAAGGCACTGGAAATGTGGGGGGACACAGATTCGTTGTTGCCGAGGCCAGGTGCTAGCTGAGCCTGAGCTTTGTGTTAAGTGGGGTCTTAGCTAGAATGACGACTCTGGGATCCTGTGTCCTCACCTTGGAACTctcacccacacccccacacTCATGCCCACGTGCTTTGAGGCCTGTGCCTTCCTCACTTACCCAGGTCTGGGCTCCCTGGGGTGTGCGACAGGCTGGTTTTTAGAGGTGACAATGATAGAGAGAAGCCCCCATGCCTGCGTGGGCCTGCGTAGGCCAGGTATGGATGCTTCCGCCTCCTAGTCTTCAGGGGCACAGGATGAGGGTTTCCTTGGCTCCACGCAGCACCCCTGTCTCCCAGACCACTTAACTTACTGTGTCCCGGCAGCCACAAGGTGGAACTGGGATTGGACCCCTAACCTCAGCCACTGTGCTGCTGCCTTGGCAATGTGGAGGCTCTGGTCCTGAGCCCTGGGTGCTGTGGGGGCAGGTCCTGAGCTTGAGTCCTTCATGTCGGGCAAAGAGAAGACAGGACATGTCCTTGACTAgagtgagggcagcaggagcTGAGGGCCGTGATGGTGTAGAGGGGGCGGCCGGTGCAGCCTAGCTGATACATTCACCTAGGGCCCTCTTCATCTGCAAGGGACGGGGAAGCAGGTCTGGTGATGCTTCTGGAAGAGCTGGCCCACCCATGATGTGCTGTGTGGCCTAGGCCAGTCCCTTCCTCTGTCTGGGCTTCAGCTCCCAcatgctctcttttttttctcctctggggAGATCTGAAGCCCCACTTAGGCTcatgtgtgggtgtgtgctgAACCCCTGTTCTCACTCTGTTGAGATTGATGGTCAGCTCCCCAAGGCTTGGAGGGGAGCTGGATCTGTTCCTTGAGAAGTTTGTGCAGAGGCCCAGAGGCATGAAAATTACTCAGGTGTTAGGGATTGCTGACAGAGGAGCGCAGAGCTGAGAACACAGGGGCGGGCAGCGGAGCGCTGGGGACCAGAGTTGCAGCtcgggcaggtgtgtgtgtgtggggggacacGACTTCCCGACCCTGCCACATTGCAGCCAAACTGCACCTACCCCAGAGGGTCCCCGTGCTTCCTCCTGCTTCAGCCACTGAGGCCCCAGCCCCCGGAAGGAGGGAGGATCAAACTGCCCCAGAAGAAAATCAGAGATTCTGGGCACCAAAGGCACTGGGCGGAAAGGCTGGGACTGGCTGTCAGCAGGGAAGGCTCAGTCAGACGCTGTCACACCTGGGTGGGGCTGGGTGTCCCGGTACCCAGGAGGCGGCTGCCCAAGGTCATGTAGTCTTTGGTGCTGGGCTGCCAAGGTGGGATCTCCtggctcctccctcctttctcgtCTGTCTGTCCTCCCCTCTGCGTCCATGTGGCAGCTTTGTGCCAGCGGAAGCCTCTGCTGCAGGAAGGGAGTTAGGTAGGCAGGtaaagaaggcttcctggaagaggagggACTCTGGTGGGGTGTGAATGAGTAGGAGTTTTGTGGAAGGAGATGGAGGAAGGTCGTCGGCACAGAAAACAGCagaagcaaggagcctgagaCGCTTGCAGAGCTCTCACTGGGAGAGGAGGCTCAACTCAGAAGGTCTTAGGGATTCTGAAGAGTCTTTGAAAAACAAGGTAGCCCAGGTGACAGGGGACCCATAGCATTTCCTGACCTGCTCTGGAAGTGGCCATGTTGGGGAAATGAGATGTGGAAACCTGATGTGTAAGATCAActgcagggcagagaggaggcccagggaggttgaAAGAGTGAGGGAGCGGTGGTGGCCGGCATTAGCTAGGCTGAGGGCGGGCCAGTGGGGAAGCAGGAGGTTGGGAGGACTGCCTCTCATCACTCTTTCCCCACAGGACACTCACAGAACTTCTGAAGCAGCCAGACTCCCAGGAGCCACTGCCTCCACCTCTGGGCCCACCTCTGGGTAGCTGTGTCCAGGTGCAGATGAGTGATGGCCCCCCCCGGGGCTCCCCCAACCACACAGGTGTGTAAGCGGGCACAGCGGCCTATGTCGATCTACAGCACGGGCCTCCCTTGTCTGCTGTGGGTCCGAGACCAGGGGAAGTGGGGCGCTGAGGGGCAAGAGGCTCTTGGCTGTTTCGAAATTTTAAGGAGCTGCCTGCCTCTGCAGGTGTGTGAGTGTGGGTCGGGCAAGCTGGTCAGCTCCCCGTGGTAAAGAGGGACCCTCCAAGGTGTCCTGCAACTTCCAGGCACAGGGATGCGGTGAGGAAGGAAGGTTCCAGGTTCAGGGATCCTTGGCTCGGGCTGTGGTTCTAGGCCTTGGCTCAGCAGTGCCCTGGGGGCTGCCTGGCACCAGCCTATGGATTCCAGGGGGTCTTTTTAAACTCCAGGCCTCTTGGCCTCTTGCTGGTGAGGCAGGCTTCACAGCaacttcccctcctctcccctctgcgGGTTGGAACTCTCAAACCTTAACTGTCTCCTGAGAAGCAGGTCCTGGGACTCCGAGCCTGGCCCAAGCTGAACAGGCTGGGAGCCATCCCTTAGGCTAGCAGCCACTCAGGGCTGGCTGCTATTATTCAGGTTATTCTGagccaggcaggccctgccccaggccctggagaGTCTGTCAAGAAGGTGGTTTGGGCTCTGTCTCCTCCAAGCAGCCCTCCCACAGGCTCTCCTTGAAGTGCTGGTGGGGAGAGGACAGTGAAGAGGTGGTGGCGCAGGTGGAGAGTGCACTCGGGTCAGCAGGCCCCCGGGTctcatttccccttcccctgTTCCAGACAGGAAGCACCCCAACAATGTGCCCCTGGGGTCAGCGACCCCCGGCCCCCAGCgtggccccaggctgcagggcgGGGGCAGCATGACGCTGCAGCCCTATACCAAGTATGCCACCCTCAAGGCCACAGCGCTCAAGGTCGCAGGTGAGTGGCCGGAGAGCCCCGTGCCCcgaggggagcggggagcggggagcgctGCACCTGGAATATCCAAGCTCCTAGGTTACAGGGCTCGGGGTCCTGATTCCAGTTCCACAGCTCCCACCCTTGCGGGGCAGCGCTCCGGCCAACTTCTGTGTCGGCCAACTTCTGTGTCCTGCCTATGCAGCCAGTGgcctcccgtcccctcccccggCCACTGGTCCTGGCCCAGCTGTCAgagcccgggccccgcccctggGCCTGACCTCGCTTCCCACACCCTCACTGTCCCCGCAGAAGCCACCCCACAGGACTTCTACCAGCGTTTCCCCGCAGCCGAAGCTGCCCCACTGACCCTCCCGGCACGGGCCCCACGGCCCCGCGAGGACTTGCCTGCACTGCTCGACGCCTGCCCCTGGGCCCCGCCGGGCTACGCGCCCCCCGCCAGCCTTGCCCCGTCGGGCCACTACAAGGCCTGGGTCGCCGGCCGCCAGCCCCGGCCCACCCCCCGTGGCCACCTGGGGGCTCAGGCCTCCCCCGCGCCCCGGAGGCCCGGCCACGCGCCCCGGAGCCAGTTCAGCGTGGAGAAGCTGCCTGAGGCCTTCAGCCCGCAGCCCCCTGCCCTTTACGGCAGCGCCGGCCGCGGGCCCCGGCACCTGAGCACTAACAGCAAAGCCGAGGTCACCGTGTGAAGACGGGGTGCCGGTGCTTCTGGGGGCCCTCGCCTGCCTGGGGGGCGCAGGCCGTGGAAGGCCAGCCCGCCCTTATGCCTGCCCCAATGGACTGGGGCCTGGGAGCCTGCAGAGCTAAGGGGCCCACTGGGGAAGGCCAGGGGTTCCGATCTCCGGGCGGGTTCCTCATGTAAATAAAGCCTTTTGTGTGGCTCCCATCCCTGAGAATAAAGGAGCCCTGGCTTGGCCCTGAGAGGCACCGATGGTGGAGGCATTGGTCATTGACTGGACAGACGGCAGTAcgggcagagggcacagcatgTGCAAGAGCAAAGGACTGCTCTTGAGAGCTGCCAGGCAGGTGTCCTGGGAGCCAGGGAGAAGTGGCTGGAGAGGGTAGTCAGGGTCGATTGCCAAGCTTAATGTCCACACCAGTGGGAGCCATGGGAGAGAGGGCAGTTGGGAGGCCCCCTGGGAGGGTCCGTGCCCCTTACCGGAGATGAGCCCCCTCCAGCCAGTCACTCTACATCTTGAGTTGGTTGAGCCCAGCTCATCCTCATTGACATAATCTGGCCCTGAGCCGGCACCTGGCTTGCAGGCCACTTGGCCAGGTTGGTCCAGGGCCGCCCCCCTAATGGGTGTGGGCGGTGGGCCAAGTGGACAGCTGGTGCTCAGGATGGGGGAGCCTCCTCCCAGTAGCTGCTCTGGGAGCAAAGAGAATGGGGATGCTGGACACGGAGCCTTGGCAGTGCCCCACTGGGGGTGCTCGCACATGCTCGGCACTGCCAGCACTCCCCCTCCCCGCCAGGCCGGCTCCGGGTACCTAGCTGTGTCTCAGGGCATTGCCAGCAGCCTGGGTGTATCGAGTTTCTTTATGCCAGGGACAGTTGGGGAGGTTGAGGTCTGGGTTATGCCCTTCACTGTGTGGCATCAACGAAGCCGCCCAGTtggccctcagtttccctcccgtGTACCCTGGGCATGGCATATACTGTTTTACTAACCGTGGCCACCATCTGTTGCtgctttcatttaattcttactaaAGCCCGGTGGGTGTGTgcctttacagatgaggaaattgaggtttagaGACCTAAGTAACTTACCAAGGTCACCCAGGTGATTAGCTTAGGACTCTTCTGTCTTCTGTGGCTGAATCGATGCATGGCAGGCAGGGCTGTCTGGGGACTCTGGGGACAGGAAAGGTATGAAGGCATGTGCCaggggggcggggtggtggtgcTCCTGAGGCACATGCAGTCTCAGACCCTCCTCCTGCTCGcagggctgccctgaggccccccccaaccccagctctTCACCTGGAGGAGGGCCCGCCTCACTATCTCTTCTGGCTTTTGAGGAATCCAAGGCTCAGAAGCCTCAGGACAGGAAAGAGCCAAGAGTCCACAGTCCCACCTGCAGCGAGGGCTCCTAGGGCTTGTAGGGGAGACAGTCCTCGCACCCTCAACTGGGGGTGAGGTGCCCCCAGGACCTATCCTGCAGCTGTGTAGAGAgccgggggaggagggtgggagctGAGTCACGGAGCCTGCAGGCTCCTAAAAGGATCATGTTCCTGGGCACATGGGCCACCCACAGCTACCCACCCTGGTGACAAAGGCCCGGACTGGGCTTTGCTGGGAGGTGGGTGCAACCCCTGCTCATTTTCAGTCCCAAGGACCCTAGGTCTCCATCCCAGGGGGCACAAGGCTGAGGCTATGGGTAGGGCCAGGGCTGGACCTGCTGCAGCTAGGCCTCCTGGCTGCTCTGGTCCTTGGGGCAGTGGAGCTGCTGGGACCGCCCTCCTGTGA
This window contains:
- the SHISA8 gene encoding protein shisa-8, with translation MPIAAEVGTPQGPRPGSTGFWDPGARPGANAALGAARGRPALGLRQRLRARARATHTRRPRRGRGRAGEDWPPGPGRPGVRTAGWGPGQRRRRTRPPEVRPREPCGPGGGRRPRRRAAGPARSVRAGGAGAEAGRRGAAARSHAPGAVAEGAGPMERAGAPGLRGGGGGGGGGGGGGGPPGLRLALGLALLLARPPSGRAGAPEAQEPAAPATAAPAGGDRCRGYYDVMGQWDPPFNCSSGAYSFCCGTCGYRFCCHDGPRRLDQSRCSNYDTPAWVQTGRPPARARDATAPRDPGRERSHTAVYAVCGVAALLVLAGIGARLGLERAHSPRARRTVTRTLTELLKQPDSQEPLPPPLGPPLGSCVQVQMSDGPPRGSPNHTDRKHPNNVPLGSATPGPQRGPRLQGGGSMTLQPYTKYATLKATALKVAEATPQDFYQRFPAAEAAPLTLPARAPRPREDLPALLDACPWAPPGYAPPASLAPSGHYKAWVAGRQPRPTPRGHLGAQASPAPRRPGHAPRSQFSVEKLPEAFSPQPPALYGSAGRGPRHLSTNSKAEVTV